From one Anopheles bellator chromosome 1, idAnoBellAS_SP24_06.2, whole genome shotgun sequence genomic stretch:
- the LOC131215343 gene encoding hormone receptor 4, whose translation MTSLGIMTLSRGPYSELDKMSLFQDLKLKRRKVDSRCSSDGESIADTNTSSPDLLQPLSPKMCDQQQQQQQQQQQENSDSQYLPQPDNSTVGATTESLSSSAPGDDPAQVASTATTAVTTASVDTETTARLAGVSRLSHGGGKGSVEEDADGKQKSKPEDYYNLAFSMPAPKLPLFDNSCGTTTTTITSVVAASAKDDLLSSDVVSPDSSPGPDINQPCGTTTCATVSCTGSGGGGASVIRSVADERLPGRSVTPLTTAANINSGCCDSSNSTSSSSSSSGGDTRGCSNNGTSNSGATIDNRGNNVNERSKLPAGHNTNSSTSCNVALLDYSQLLHQQQQQRTGQCRSEDEPGDADSVQHKSGASIGNAFTSNSRTSDSGDQPQQQQHVTVLVTPPSSRIKSEQPTTAADGTGTNAAAAAEAVAAAATTLVTLGMRKQQSALPPQLASSSEVTDSFSASSSSSCTSTPAATKVVCSDADATATNDHTNTVNPQRVYHRDASHSSSNQQSAEGVNMGDSHPLHRQQHVMHSIGSDGSVVQSSTIMSSSPTSTVTTPSSSLPRFQHAEVSIGGVGTLSTKICSSHVASSVPSGGNGGGGAGVPSQQHIVVSSQHMLQTMQHQIRIKQERQQHQQQHQQQQQVVVASSAVIAGNRQMSIANASNHQAPQHQLFIKRERVGNNVYVSQTSVPTVTRQSVSPAPVGSSTRSSTSPMQPPMSPQQHQQQQRELGSPGNSTGSQLQQHPPTYPHIIIKRERLPQQTLHQHHHSPSMASSVSAASTVGESRTANSTTPSLEAPATTTTGGGGTAQLRHPIRDAAILFRVKNETNSALAQPNVAQLAVSQSHEHQQHSVWPVTATRINGVKPEVIGGPLVQPIRSKISSSIHQLQQQQQQRQHQHHRQQQQQHSPHQHQSQHSPQHHHSSPRTITSQTSPRNNTPTVIMGESCGVRTMVWSCDAQLNIHNASPSPGGTIAGLSQGTAPVIIANAAQHHPLHQPSMPQAQQQQAPNLQSNGTLTTAGVASNSSNSSFTSSHASPNNNNEEAAHLLLSLGQSVVPTTIAATVAAAAAAAAVAGQGTNHLRIGLPLNMERLWAGDYGQFPNGQQQAQQQQQQQQQQQQQQQHQSKSLQQTQQQQQALNLTAQPQHLAWSLGGIGVPKKEMLDDMPPEEDDQPLVCMICEDKATGLHYGIITCEGCKGFFKRTVQNRRVYTCVADGTCEITKAQRNRCQYCRFKKCIEQGMVLQAVREDRMPGGRNSGAVYNLYKVKYKKHKKNNQKTNANAKLHGGAGAIGSAGPGITNLGSSGTRARGIGGTTFDGSGPGFGCLGDSPKSTNLYHQQPHYPQQQQQHQAHHHLSSTTSPTMVKSEGAMNLPAHLMNGTILKTALTNPSEILHLRHRLDNAVSSSKDRSISYEQALTMIHTLIDCDAMEDIATLPHFSEFLADKSEIGDKLCNIGDSIVHKLVSWTRKLPFYMDIPVEIHTKLLTDKWHEILVLTTAAYQAMHGKKGFSNLTQTSTGSSVVLLAPDKTDTEFEEEITCHLHTLQSCLTTLMGHPISIEQLKIDVGQMVEKMTQITIMFRRIKLKMEEYVCLKVYILLNKEVELESIQERYIQVLRSYLQHAMPHNPNRFSDLLSHIPEIQTAASLLLESKMFYVPFVLNSANIR comes from the exons ATGACATCGCTAG GAATTATGACACTGAGCCGTGGTCCATACAGCGAGCTCGATAAAATGAGCCTTTTTCAAGACTTGAAACTGAAGCGTAGAAAAGTCGACTCACGATGTAGCAGCGACGGTGAATCAATAGCTGACACGAACACATCATCACCGGATCTTCTGCAGCCACTTTCGCCGAAAATGTGcgatcaacagcagcagcaacagcagcagcagcagcaagaaaaCTCGGATTCGCAGTACCTGCCGCAGCCCGATAACTCGACAGTTGGAGCAACAACTGAAAGCTTATCGTCGTCTGCGCCAGGCGACGATCCGGCCCAGGTTGCGtctactgctactactgctgttACTACCGCATCTGTTGATACCGAAACCACCGCCAGGCTCGCCGGTGTTAGCCGGCTAAGCCATGGCGGCGGTAAAGGTAGCGTGGAGGAAGATGCCGACGGTAAACAGAAAAGTAAACCTGAAGATTACTACAACCTCGCGTTCTCGATGCCAGCACCGAAACTGCCGTTATTCGATAATAGCTGTGGTACTACGACTACGACGATAACATCAGTGGTAGCGGCCAGTGCGAAGGACGACTTGCTAAGCAGCGACGTAGTATCGCCCGATTCGtcccccggaccggacattAACCAGCCGTGTGGCACTACGACGTGCGCCACGGTATCGTGCActggcagtggcggtggcggcgcgaGCGTAATCCGTTCTGTGGCCGACGAACGGctgcccggtcggtcggtaacTCCATTGACTACGGCGGCAAACATCAACAGCGGTTGTTGTGATAGTAGCAAtagtactagtagtagtagcagcagtagcggcgGCGACACTAGAGGTTGTAGCAATAATGGTACCAGCAACAGTGGGGCTACGATCGACAACAGGGGCAACAATGTTAACGAGAGGAGCAAGCTACCCGCAGGCCATAATACGAACAGTAGTACCAGCTGCAACGTGGCACTTCTCGATTACTCCCAGCTActacatcagcagcagcaacagcggacGGGACAGTGTCGTTCCGAGGACGAACCCGGCGATGCTGATAGTGTGCAACACAAAAGCGGCGCCAGTATCGGTAATGCtttcaccagcaacagcagaaccAGTGATAGTGGCGATCAaccccagcaacagcagcatgtGACGGTGCTCGTTACTCCACCGTCGTCACGGATCAAAAGTGAACAACCCACCACTGCCGCGGACGGCACCGGGACGaacgccgcggccgcggcggaagctgtggcagcggcagccacGACGCTGGTTACGTTGGGAATGCGGAAGCAGCAATCAGCGCTGCCTCCTCAGCTAGCTTCCTCGTCTGAGGTGACTGATTCTTTCtcggcatcatcgtcatcgtcgtgtaCATCCACACCCGCGGCCACGAAAGTGGTCTGTTCCGACGCTGATGCTACTGCGACTAACGACCACACTAACACCGTGAATCCCCAGCGGGTCTATCACCGCGACGCtagccacagcagcagcaaccagcagAGTGCCGAGGGTGTGAACATGGGCGATAGTCATCCGCTTCACAGACAACAGCACGTCATGCATTCGATTGGCTCCGATGGCTCCGTCGTACAATCATCCACAATTATGTCTTCATCGCCCACGTCCACGGTCACGACGCCATCGTCATCCTTACCGCGCTTCCAACATGCAGAAGTCTCCATCGGCGGAGTCGGTACATTGTCTACAAAGATTTGTTCTAGTCATGTTGCCTCTTCTGTGCCCAgtggcggcaacggtggtggtggtgctggtgtccccagccagcagcacatTGTGGTGTCGTCCCAGCACATGCTGCAAACTATGCAACATCAAATACGCATCAAACAGGAAcggcaacagcaccagcaacagcatcagcaacaacaacaggtgGTTGTGGCCAGTTCGGCGGTGATTGCCGGCAATCGCCAGATGAGCATTGCGAACGCGTCCAACCATCAGGCCCCGCAACATCAGCTGTTTATCAAACGGGAGCGTGTTGGGAACAATGTGTATGTTTCCCAAACCTCCGTACCGACGGTTACGCGGCAGTCCGTCAGTCCGGCACCTGTAGGAAGCAGTACGCGTAGTAGTACCTCCCCCATGCAACCACCTATGtcaccgcagcagcatcagcagcaacaacgggAGCTGGGCAGCCCGGGCAACTCGACTGGTTCGCAACTTCAACAACATCCCCCAACCTATCCACACATTATCATCAAGCGGGAGCGTCTGCCGCAGCAAACccttcaccagcaccatcactCGCCATCGATGGCCAGTTCCGTCAGTGCCGCGAGCACGGTTGGCGAAAGTCGCACAGCGAACAGCACGACACCTTCGCTGGAGGCGCCGGCCACAACAACGACCGGAGGCGGAGGAACGGCCCAACTGCGTCATCCGATTCGGGATGCTGCGATATTGTTTCgagtaaaaaacgaaaccaattcCGCCCTTGCCCAGCCAAACGTAGCCCAGCTTGCGGTGTCGCAGTCCCACGAGCACCAGCAACATTCCGTGTGGCCAGTTACTGCTACCCGCATTAACGGTGTGAAGCCCGAAGTTATTGGGGGTCCATTGGTGCAGCCCATACGAAGTAAGATATCTTCATCAATCCACcaacttcagcagcagcagcagcaacgacagcatcagcatcatcggcagcagcaaca GCAGCATTCGCCTCATCAACATCAATCACAACACTCACCGCAGCACCATCATAGCAGTCCGCGGACCATAACGTCACAGACGTCACCACGCAACAACACTCCTACTGTGATTATGGGCGAATCGTGTGGGGTTCGGACGATGGTCTGGAGTTGCGATGCCCAGTTGAACATCCACAACGCTTCGCCCAGCCCCGGTGGAACCATAGCTGGGCTGTCGCAAGGCACGGCGCCCGTCATCATAGCGAATGCAGCTCAACATCACCCGCTTCACCAACCATCCATGCCacaggcgcagcagcagcaagcaccGAATCTCCAGAGCAATGGGACGCTGACGACGGCCGGCGTTGCCTCgaacagtagcaacagcagcttcaCCAGCAGCCACGCATccccgaacaacaacaacgaagaGGCCGCTCACCTGCTACTAAGCCTGGGTCAGTCCGTTGTGCCGACCACCATAGCGGCTacggtggctgcggctgcagcggcggccgccgttgccggcCAAGGGACAAACCATCTTCGGATCGGTTTACCGTTGAACATGGAAAGGCTCTGGGCAGGAGACTACGGCCAGTTCCCCAATGGCCAACAACAagctcaacagcaacagcagcagcagcagcagcagcaacaacagcagcagcatcaatcGAAATCATTACAAcaaacgcagcagcaacaacaggctCTCAACCTCACCGCACAACCGCAGCATCTCGCTTGGAGCCTGGGAGGAATCGGCGTTCCGAAAAAG GAAATGCTCGACGATATGCCACCGGAGGAGGATGATCAACCGCTCGTGTGTATGATATGCGAGGATAAAGCGACCGGTTTGCACTACGGAATCATTACGTGCGAGGGTTGCAAAGGATTTTTCAAACGGACTGTACAAAATCGCCGCGTGTATACTTGCGTTGCTGATGGGACATGCGAAATTACGAAAGCCCAGCGTAACCGCTGTCAGTATTGTAGATTTAAAAAGTGTATCGAACAGGGAATGGTTCTGCAAG cgGTGCGAGAAGATCGTATGCCCGGTGGTCGTAACAGTGGCGCCGTCTACAATTTGTACAAAGTTAAGTataagaaacacaaaaagaacAACCAAAAGACCAACGCTAACGCCAAGCTGCATGGTGGAGCCGGTGCCATAGGAAGTGCTGGTCCAGGTATTACCAACCTCGGAAGCTCTGGTACCAGGGCACGTGGAATCGGCGGTACTACGTTTGACGGCAGTGGACCTGGGTTTGGCTGTTTGGGCGACAGTCCCAAATCGACCAACTTATACCACCAGCAACCACACTacccacagcaacagcagcagcatcaggcgCATCATCATCTATCGTCAACGACTTCACCGACGATGGTGAAGTCGGAAGGTGCTATGAACCTACCTGCGCATTTGATGAACGGAACCATCCTCAAGACGGCACTTACGAATCCGAGCGAAATTTTGCATTTACGACACCGATTGGACAATGCTGTTAGCTCTTCCAAGGATCGCTCGATATCGTACGAGCAAGCCTTGACCATGATACATACTCTAATAGACTGTGATGCTATGGAGGACATAGCGACCTTACCGCATTTTAGTGAATTTCTCGCCGACAAATCGGAGATCGGTGATAAGTTGTGTAACATAGGGGACTCAATCGTGCACAAGCTGGTGTCGTGGACTAGAAAGCTACCTTTCTACATGGATATACCAGTCGAGATACACACCAAGCTGCTGACGGACAAATGGCACGAGATATTAGTACTGACCACCGCCGCCTATCAGGCTATGCACGGCAAGAAAGGCTTTTCCAATCTAACACAAACATCGACCGGTAGCAGTGTGGTGCTGCTCGCCCCGGATAAAACCGACACGGAATTTGAAGAAGAG ATTACCTGTCATTTGCACACACTTCAGTCCTGCCTTACGACCCTTATGGGCCACCCGATATCTATTGAGCAACTTAAGATCGACGTTGGACAGATGGTAGAAAAGATGACGCAGATCACCATTATGTTTCGTAGAATCAAGCTAAAAATGGAGGAGTACGTTTGTTTGAAAGTCTACATTCTTCTGAATAAAG AGGTGGAGCTGGAAAGTATTCAGGAACGATACATTCAAGTACTTAGAAGCTATCTGCAGCATGCGATGCCACACAAtccaaatcggttcagcgATCTTCTGTCTCATATTCCGGAG ATTCAAACCGCAGCTAGTTTGCTCCTGGAGAGCAAAATGTTCTACGTTCCCTTCGTTCTGAACTCAGCAAACATTAGGTAG